From Streptomyces yatensis, one genomic window encodes:
- the argG gene encoding argininosuccinate synthase, producing MSKVLTSLPVGERVGIAFSGGLDTSVAVAWMRDKGAVPCTYTADIGQYDEPDIASVPGRATTYGAEVARLVDCRAALVEEGLAALACGAFHIRSGGRAYFNTTPLGRAVTGTLLVRAMLEDDVQIWGDGSTFKGNDIERFYRYGLLANPSLRIYKPWLDADFVSELGGRKEMSEWLVAHDLPYRDSTEKAYSTDANIWGATHEAKSLEHLDTGIELVEPIMGVRFWDPTVEIAAEDVTIGFEQGRPVTINGKEFASAVDLVLEANAIGGRHGMGMSDQIENRVIEAKSRGIYEAPGMALLHAAYERLVNAIHNEDTLATYHSEGRRLGRLMYEGRWLDPQALMVRESLQRWVGAAITGEVTLRLRRGEDYSILDTSGPAFSYHPDKLSMERTEDSAFGPVDRIGQLTMRNLDIADSRAKLEQYAGLGMVGNAHPALIGAAQAASTGLIGAMPQGASEAIASDGHVSGQDTLLDRAAMEFGAD from the coding sequence GTGTCCAAAGTTCTCACCTCCCTCCCTGTCGGCGAACGCGTCGGGATCGCCTTCTCCGGCGGCCTCGACACCTCGGTAGCGGTCGCGTGGATGCGCGACAAGGGCGCGGTGCCCTGCACCTATACCGCCGACATCGGCCAGTACGACGAGCCCGACATCGCCTCGGTCCCCGGGCGCGCCACGACGTACGGCGCGGAGGTCGCCCGGCTGGTCGACTGCCGGGCGGCCCTGGTCGAGGAGGGGCTCGCGGCCCTTGCCTGCGGGGCGTTCCACATCCGCTCCGGCGGCCGGGCCTACTTCAACACCACCCCGCTCGGGCGGGCGGTCACCGGCACCCTGCTGGTGCGCGCCATGCTCGAGGACGATGTGCAGATCTGGGGCGACGGCTCCACCTTCAAGGGCAATGACATCGAGCGGTTCTACCGCTACGGCCTGCTGGCCAACCCCTCCCTGCGGATCTACAAGCCCTGGCTGGACGCCGACTTCGTCAGCGAGCTCGGCGGCCGCAAGGAGATGTCGGAGTGGCTGGTCGCCCACGACCTGCCCTACCGGGACAGCACCGAGAAGGCCTACTCCACCGACGCCAACATCTGGGGCGCGACCCACGAGGCCAAGTCGCTCGAGCACCTCGACACGGGCATCGAGCTCGTCGAGCCGATCATGGGCGTGCGGTTCTGGGACCCGACGGTCGAGATAGCGGCCGAGGACGTCACGATCGGCTTCGAGCAGGGCCGGCCGGTGACAATCAACGGCAAGGAGTTCGCCTCCGCCGTCGATCTGGTGCTGGAGGCCAACGCCATCGGCGGCCGGCACGGCATGGGCATGTCCGACCAGATCGAGAACCGCGTCATCGAGGCCAAGAGCCGGGGCATCTACGAGGCACCGGGCATGGCGCTGCTGCACGCGGCGTACGAGCGGCTGGTCAACGCGATCCACAACGAGGACACCCTGGCCACCTACCACAGCGAGGGACGGCGGCTCGGCCGGCTGATGTACGAGGGCCGCTGGCTGGACCCGCAGGCGCTGATGGTGCGCGAGTCGCTGCAGCGCTGGGTCGGCGCGGCGATCACCGGCGAGGTGACCCTGCGGCTGCGGCGCGGTGAGGACTACTCCATCCTGGACACCTCCGGACCGGCGTTCAGCTACCACCCGGACAAGCTCTCCATGGAGCGGACCGAGGACTCCGCCTTCGGGCCGGTGGACCGGATCGGCCAGCTCACCATGCGCAATCTCGACATCGCCGACTCGCGCGCCAAGCTGGAGCAGTACGCCGGTCTCGGCATGGTCGGCAACGCGCATCCGGCGCTGATCGGCGCCGCGCAGGCGGCCTCGACCGGGCTGATCGGCGCGATGCCGCAGGGCGCCTCCGAGGCGATCGCCTCGGACGGACATGTGTCCGGGCAGGACACGCTGCTCGACCGCGCCGCGATGGAGTTCGGCGCCGACTAG